A genomic window from Lycium barbarum isolate Lr01 chromosome 4, ASM1917538v2, whole genome shotgun sequence includes:
- the LOC132636212 gene encoding phospholipase D alpha 1-like has translation MGPRLLHGTLHATIYEIDRIRGGCGDCCGPTASPHKASKRLLNNVKKLFFCAPQVSATKLYSTIDLDKARVGRTRIVENEPSNPHWNETFRLYCAHEISNIIFTVKDENPISATLIGRAYLPVEEVLNRYVVDRWVPILDDDGHPISGRSKIHVRLQFFSVKQDSNWSRGISSPAFGGIPYTFFKERQGCQVTLYPDADISDDDITNYLESQGLFEPQSCWEDIFDAITNANHLIYIAGWSVCTKITLIRNPKRQNRGGDLTLGELLKKKASEGVNVLLLVWDDRTSDEVLKREGLMSTHDQETADYFKNTDVHCCLCPRNPDSGKSVIQGFQVGTMFTHHQKTIVVDTEIPGGLSQKRMIVSFLGGIDLCDGRYDTREHSLFRTLDTIHKQDFHQPNFPGASIEKGGPREPWHDIHCRLEGPVAWDVLYNFEQRWRKQIGNRFIYSMSELDKFIIHPTEVTASRDRETWNVQIFRSIDGGAVVDFPGKPEEAAEVGLVTGKNNVIDQSIHDAYISAIRRAKDFIYIENQYFVGSCYGWKPAEDIKLEDIGALHLIPKELSLKIVSKIQAGERFTVYVVLPMWPEGIPESDSVQAILDWQRRTMEMMYRDICNALKAKGITTADPRDYLTFFCLGNREVEKPGEYKPPQKPDPDTDYARAQEFRRFMIYVHSKMMIVDDEYIIIGSANINQRSMDGARDSEIAMGGYQPYHLAANQPARGKISGFRMSLWCEHLNYADDSFVDPSSLECVRKVNGMADESWKHYSSDTFDLDLPGHLLCYPVNISNTGQITSLPGFKFFPDTKAAVLGTKSQYLPPILTT, from the exons ATGGGACCACGTTTGCTGCATGGGACTCTTCATGCTACcatatatgaaattgataggatAAGGGGTGGTTGCGGTGATTGTTGTGGCCCG ACTGCATCTCCTCACAAAGCATCAAAAAGACTTTTGAACAATGTCAAGAAATTGTTCTTTTGCGCGCCACAG GTTTCTGCTACAAAACTCTATTCAACCATAGATTTAGATAAGGCTAGAGTTGGGCGGACCAGAATCGTAGAAAATGAGCCTTCCAACCCTCATTGGAATGAAACATTTCGTTTATACTGTGCACATGAGATTTCTAACATCATTTTTACAGTAAAAGATGAGAATCCTATTAGTGCAACACTAATTGGAAGAGCTTATCTCCCTGTTGAGGAAGTCTTGAATAGATATGTAGTCGACAGATGGGTACCAATATTGGATGACGATGGGCATCCCATAAGTGGTCGTTCAAAAATCCATGTAAGGTTGCAGTTCTTTAGTGTAAAGCAAGACAGTAATTGGTCTAGAGGAATTAGCTCCCCCGCATTTGGAGGAATCCCTTATACCTTCTTCAAGGAGAGACAAGGGTGTCAAGTTACACTCTACCCTGATGCAGACATCTCAGATGATGATATCACAAATTATCTCGAGTCTCAAGGACTTTTTGAACCTCAGAGTTGCTGGGAAGACATTTTTGATGCCATCACCAATGCAAATCACTTAATTTATATAGCAGGCTGGTCTGTATGTACTAAAATTACCTTGATAAGAAACCCAAAGAGGCAAAACAGAGGAGGAGACCTTACTCTTGGGGAGCTGCTGAAAAAGAAGGCAAGTGAGGGAGTTAATGTTCTCTTGCTAGTTTGGGATGATAGAACTTCAGATGAGGTGCTAAAAAGAGAAGGACTAATGTCAACTCACGACCAAGAAACTGCAGATTATTTTAAGAACACAGATGTCCATTGTTGTTTGTGTCCACGCAACCCTGATAGTGGAAAGAGTGTAATTCAGGGGTTTCAGGTTGGTACAATGTTTACTCACCATCAAAAGACTATTGTGGTAGACACTGAAATTCCAGGAGGTCTGTCACAGAAAAGAATGATAGTAAGCTTTCTTGGTGGTATTGATCTTTGTGATGGTCGATATGATACTCGGGAACACTCGTTATTCAGGACATTGGACACTATCCATAAGCAAGATTTCCATCAGCCTAACTTTCCAGGCGCTTCAATCGAGAAAGGTGGTCCAAGAGAGCCCTGGCATGACATTCATTGCAGGCTAGAAGGGCCTGTTGCCTGGGATGTTCTGTATAATTTTGAGCAAAGGTGGAGGAAGCAGATTGGAAATAGATTTATCTATTCAATGAGTGAGCTTGATAAATTCATTATTCACCCAACAGAAGTTACAGCATCGAGGGATAGAGAAACCTGGAATGTTCAAATATTTCGATCCATTGATGGTGGTGCTGTAGTTGACTTCCCTGGAAAACCAGAAGAAGCTGCTGAGGTAGGCCTTGTTACTGGGAAGAATAACGTCATTGATCAAAGCATCCATGACGCATACATTAGTGCCATTCGTCGAGCTAAGGATTTCATTTACATTGAAAACCAATACTTTGTTGGAAGCTGCTATGGTTGGAAGCCAGCAGAAGATATCAAGCTCGAGGACATCGGAGCTTTGCATCTTATCCCAAAGGAGCTCTCACTGAAGATTGTGAGCAAGATTCAAGCAGGGGAGAGATTTACGGTCTATGTTGTTCTTCCAATGTGGCCAGAAGGTATACCTGAAAGTGACTCGGTTCAGGCAATTTTAGATTGGCAAAGAAGGACAATGGAAATGATGTACAGAGACATATGCAATGCCCTTAAGGCTAAGGGAATTACTACTGCCGATCCTAGAGATTACTTGACATTTTTCTGCCTTGGCAACCGAGAAGTCGAAAAGCCTGGAGAATACAAACCTCCACAGAAACCAGATCCTGATACTGATTATGCAAGAGCTCAAGAGTTCAGGCGCTTTATGATCTACGTTCATTCAAAAATGATGATTG TTGATGATGAATACATCATAATTGGATCTGCCAACATCAATCAGAGGTCAATGGATGGTGCAAGAGATTCTGAGATTGCTATGGGTGGGTACCAACCATATCACCTTGCAGCTAATCAACCAGCTAGAGGGAAAATATCTGGTTTTCGAATGTCCTTATGGTGTGAGCATCTAAACTATGCAGATGACTCCTTCGTCGATCCTTCGAGTCTAGAATGTGTTAGGAAAGTAAATGGCATGGCTGATGAAAGCTGGAAACATTATTCTAGTGATACATTTGATCTTGATCTTCCAGGCCACCTTCTTTGCTACCCTGTAAATATTTCAAACACTGGACAGATTACATCACTTCCTGGATTCAAGTTCTTCCCAGACACGAAGGCTGCTGTTCTTGGCACCAAATCACAGTATCTCCCACCTATCCTCACTACATGA